In a single window of the candidate division WOR-1 bacterium RIFOXYB2_FULL_36_35 genome:
- a CDS encoding riboflavin biosynthesis protein RibF, with translation MSSKNVVILGTFDGVHLGHQRIIKDAVSYAKRNQLRCFATTFDPHPQQFIFGKNKIKLLTTLEERIAMIKKLGVDEVKVLKFNKRLRELECEEFIEKHIVCELKGAIVFVGYDYSFGKNRCGRVKELRRFGEKYGFIVKMVKPFKTDEAVIKSSFIRELLDNGRFRKALTLLGHPYNLSGRVVKGSGKGRKLGFPTANLLIDTDKLIPVHGVYIGIVWHRPCLVNIGICPTFGINIPSVEVFIPKFHGDLYGKILEIHLFKRLRNEIKFPNSNLLREQVLKDIEDCLNFKF, from the coding sequence ATGTCCTCTAAGAATGTAGTAATTCTTGGGACTTTTGACGGGGTACACCTTGGGCATCAAAGAATTATAAAAGATGCGGTCTCTTATGCAAAGCGCAATCAACTAAGATGTTTTGCGACAACTTTTGATCCTCATCCACAACAATTTATTTTTGGTAAAAATAAAATTAAACTTTTGACAACACTTGAAGAACGAATAGCTATGATAAAAAAGTTAGGTGTTGACGAAGTTAAGGTTCTTAAATTTAATAAAAGACTTCGAGAGCTTGAATGTGAAGAATTTATAGAAAAACATATTGTTTGTGAGTTGAAAGGCGCTATTGTTTTTGTAGGATATGATTATTCTTTCGGAAAAAACAGGTGCGGAAGAGTAAAAGAGCTGAGAAGATTTGGAGAAAAGTATGGGTTTATCGTAAAAATGGTCAAGCCTTTTAAAACGGACGAAGCTGTTATAAAATCAAGTTTTATCCGTGAACTTTTAGATAATGGTCGTTTTAGAAAAGCGCTTACTTTGTTAGGGCATCCTTATAACTTAAGCGGAAGAGTAGTAAAAGGGAGCGGAAAAGGAAGAAAATTAGGATTCCCGACTGCAAATTTATTGATTGATACAGATAAATTGATTCCTGTGCATGGGGTTTATATCGGTATCGTATGGCACAGACCTTGCCTTGTAAATATTGGTATTTGTCCGACATTTGGAATAAATATTCCCTCTGTTGAAGTTTTTATCCCAAAATTTCATGGGGATTTGTATGGTAAAATCTTAGAAATTCATTTATTTAAGCGTCTTAGAAATGAAATTAAATTTCCAAACAGTAATTTATTAAGAGAACAAGTACTTAAAGACATTGAAGATTGCTTAAATTTTAAATTTTGA
- a CDS encoding 30S ribosomal protein S4, which translates to MGRTPSTCKHCRREREKLFLKGERCYTGKCSVERRKYPPGQHGAATVRLTEYAIRLREKQKAKRIYGLVERQFRKYFELASKKAGVTGEVLLQLLEGRLDNVVFRLGFAPSRQAARQIVRHGHVNVNNRRVNIPSYQAKVNDLIVVKSKFLDARREALKEYTLPSWLSFDENFVGKIVKIPEGEDLEKLIQVSLIVEHYSK; encoded by the coding sequence GTGGGAAGAACACCTTCCACATGTAAGCATTGTCGCAGAGAGAGAGAGAAGCTCTTTTTAAAAGGAGAGCGTTGTTATACTGGCAAATGTTCTGTTGAGAGAAGAAAATATCCACCAGGACAGCATGGAGCAGCCACTGTGCGATTGACAGAATATGCAATTAGGCTTAGAGAAAAACAAAAAGCAAAAAGAATTTATGGATTAGTTGAAAGGCAATTTCGTAAATACTTTGAACTAGCTTCAAAAAAAGCGGGCGTTACGGGAGAAGTTTTGTTGCAACTTTTAGAAGGAAGGTTGGATAATGTTGTTTTTAGATTGGGATTTGCTCCTTCAAGGCAAGCAGCAAGGCAAATTGTAAGGCATGGTCATGTGAATGTAAATAATAGAAGAGTTAATATTCCTTCTTACCAGGCAAAGGTTAACGATTTGATTGTTGTTAAATCAAAGTTTTTAGATGCCAGACGTGAAGCATTAAAAGAATATACTTTACCGTCGTGGCTGAGTTTTGATGAAAATTTTGTTGGTAAGATTGTTAAAATACCTGAAGGTGAAGATTTAGAAAAACTTATTCAGGTCTCGTTGATAGTTGAACATTATTCTAAGTAA
- a CDS encoding DNA-directed RNA polymerase subunit alpha yields MMLGDKPWVRYEEESDTYGRFVVEPLDRGYGATLGNAMRRVLLSSLTGAAITSMRIDGISHEFATVEGVVEDVLQIILNLKEVRFRSHSDTPKVVTLKTKKKGVLTAGEIEHDAEIEIINPDKVIATLDSNVNFDMEMIVERGKGYVPQERNKKATLPVGAIPIDSIFTPVLKVNMVIEEVRVGQEIDHDRLVLHVWTDGTIKPDDAVRESAKILSKHIDLFVNLGEPMEVSAGAAEKTEEVETSILEMSLEDLELSARSLNCLKRANINTVGELISFSEEELMKFKNFGGKSLLEVKEKLAEYKLSFKGASDEAQI; encoded by the coding sequence ATAATGTTGGGTGACAAACCTTGGGTTAGATATGAAGAGGAATCAGATACTTATGGTAGATTTGTTGTTGAACCACTGGATCGGGGGTATGGTGCAACTTTAGGGAATGCCATGAGAAGAGTTTTGCTCTCTTCTCTTACTGGCGCGGCTATTACTTCTATGCGAATAGATGGAATTTCTCATGAGTTTGCTACTGTAGAAGGGGTGGTGGAGGATGTTTTACAAATAATACTTAATTTAAAAGAGGTTCGTTTTAGGTCCCATTCTGATACACCAAAAGTAGTAACATTAAAAACAAAAAAGAAGGGGGTTTTAACTGCAGGAGAGATAGAACATGATGCGGAAATTGAAATAATAAATCCTGATAAAGTTATAGCAACTCTTGACAGTAATGTGAATTTTGATATGGAGATGATTGTCGAGCGAGGTAAGGGGTATGTTCCCCAGGAAAGAAATAAAAAAGCTACTCTTCCTGTTGGAGCTATTCCGATAGATTCTATTTTTACTCCAGTCTTAAAAGTTAACATGGTAATTGAAGAGGTACGAGTTGGGCAAGAGATAGATCATGATCGTCTTGTTCTTCACGTTTGGACAGATGGCACGATTAAACCGGACGATGCAGTTCGCGAGAGTGCAAAGATATTAAGTAAGCACATAGATCTTTTCGTTAATTTAGGTGAACCAATGGAGGTTTCTGCTGGGGCCGCAGAAAAAACAGAAGAAGTAGAAACTTCTATCTTGGAGATGTCGCTTGAGGACTTAGAATTGTCTGCCAGATCGCTTAATTGTTTAAAAAGGGCTAACATTAATACCGTTGGAGAGCTTATTTCTTTTAGCGAAGAGGAGCTTATGAAGTTTAAGAATTTTGGAGGTAAATCTTTGCTAGAGGTTAAAGAAAAACTTGCTGAATATAAATTAAGTTTTAAGGGAGCGAGCGATGAGGCACAAATATAA
- a CDS encoding 30S ribosomal protein S9 translates to MGGETFIGTGRRKTAIASVSILKGSGKIYVNSLPYEKYFCNRAVLLSNILSPLKETNLVESFDISAKVSGGGVSAQADAVRLGIARALVEFSFDLRKILRPLDLLKRDPRMKERKKYGLKKARKAFQYTKR, encoded by the coding sequence ATTGGAGGGGAGACATTTATAGGGACAGGTAGAAGAAAAACAGCTATTGCTTCTGTTAGTATATTAAAAGGATCAGGGAAAATTTATGTTAATTCACTCCCTTATGAAAAATATTTTTGTAATAGAGCTGTGCTGCTTTCTAATATTCTTTCTCCACTTAAAGAGACAAATTTGGTTGAGAGTTTTGATATTTCTGCTAAAGTAAGCGGAGGAGGGGTTTCGGCGCAGGCAGATGCTGTTAGACTTGGTATTGCGAGAGCTTTGGTTGAGTTTAGCTTTGATTTACGTAAAATTCTTCGACCTCTTGATTTATTAAAAAGAGATCCGCGCATGAAAGAACGTAAAAAATATGGACTCAAAAAAGCAAGGAAAGCTTTCCAATATACAAAACGATAA
- a CDS encoding glutamine--fructose-6-phosphate aminotransferase, with the protein MCGIFGYIGTREAIPFLVSGLKKLEYRGYDSAGIATIDNGRLFSTKCLGKIDQLEEELRKKPIGGKIGIGHTRWATHGRPSDENSHPHSDCKGTLAVVHNGIVENYLQIRRTLSEEGHHFTSTTDTEVIAHLIEKHLSKKGISLEDAIRKTLNEITGSYAIAVISQKEPNKIVVARKGSPLIIGVKEGEAFVSSDIPAMLKYTGQIIYLNDLEIATLTGYDIKIQSLKGDEVKKEITLVSWDPESAEKGGYAHFMLKEIHEQPKAIRDTVCGRVKIESSFIHFDELNFTEEEARKINRVVFTACGTSWHAGLIGEYLIEQFIKIPAEVEYAAEFRYRHPIVDENTLVIAISQSGETADTLGAIWEAKAQGAKVISICNVVGSSIARESHGVIYTYAGPEIGVASTKAFTTQLTIIYLFTLFLAKKKKTIPLSEVKKMISDLIEIPDKLERVLLKEKDIEKIAGRFYKANNVLFLGRGKGFPVALEGALKLKEISYVHAEGYPAAEMKHGPIALIDKNMPVIVLALQGRRYEKVLGNIEEVKARGGKVISVVSEGDQDATEKADEVIPVPVTTEALSSILAVVPLQLLAYYIAVKRGCHVDQPRNLAKSVTVE; encoded by the coding sequence ATGTGTGGAATTTTTGGATACATAGGGACTAGAGAAGCGATACCCTTTTTAGTTTCAGGACTAAAAAAGCTTGAATATCGCGGTTATGATTCAGCAGGCATTGCAACTATTGATAATGGTCGTCTTTTTTCTACAAAATGTCTTGGTAAAATCGACCAACTTGAAGAAGAGCTCAGAAAGAAACCTATCGGAGGGAAAATAGGGATAGGTCATACACGGTGGGCGACACATGGTAGGCCTTCTGATGAAAATAGCCATCCGCATTCTGATTGTAAGGGGACTCTTGCCGTTGTTCATAATGGAATAGTTGAAAATTATCTTCAAATTAGACGAACCCTTTCCGAAGAAGGACATCATTTTACTTCAACCACCGATACTGAAGTTATAGCCCATTTAATTGAAAAACACTTAAGCAAAAAAGGGATATCGCTTGAAGATGCCATTAGAAAAACTCTTAATGAAATAACAGGCTCCTATGCTATTGCTGTTATATCTCAAAAGGAGCCAAATAAAATAGTTGTTGCAAGAAAAGGAAGTCCTTTGATTATAGGGGTTAAAGAAGGAGAAGCTTTTGTCTCTTCTGATATCCCTGCAATGCTTAAGTATACAGGTCAAATTATATATTTAAATGATCTTGAAATTGCGACTCTTACCGGATATGACATAAAAATTCAATCTTTAAAAGGTGATGAAGTAAAAAAAGAGATCACCCTCGTTTCTTGGGATCCGGAATCCGCGGAAAAGGGTGGATACGCTCACTTTATGCTTAAAGAAATTCATGAGCAACCGAAAGCCATTAGAGATACCGTTTGTGGCCGTGTGAAAATTGAGTCTTCTTTTATTCATTTTGATGAACTAAACTTCACAGAAGAAGAGGCGCGAAAAATAAATAGAGTTGTATTTACTGCTTGCGGAACCTCATGGCATGCCGGATTAATCGGCGAATATTTAATTGAACAGTTTATAAAAATTCCTGCTGAGGTTGAATATGCCGCAGAGTTTAGATACAGGCATCCTATTGTTGATGAAAATACCCTGGTGATAGCAATTTCTCAATCTGGAGAGACCGCAGACACGCTGGGAGCGATTTGGGAAGCAAAGGCTCAAGGGGCAAAAGTTATAAGCATTTGCAATGTTGTTGGTTCAAGTATTGCAAGAGAATCTCATGGAGTAATCTATACGTATGCGGGTCCGGAAATAGGAGTTGCTTCTACAAAGGCTTTTACCACCCAATTAACAATTATTTATTTATTTACGTTATTTCTTGCAAAAAAAAAGAAGACTATTCCTTTAAGTGAAGTTAAAAAAATGATTTCTGATCTTATTGAGATTCCTGATAAACTTGAGAGAGTTCTCCTCAAAGAAAAAGATATAGAGAAAATTGCTGGCAGGTTTTATAAGGCTAATAACGTTTTGTTTTTAGGTCGTGGCAAAGGTTTCCCTGTTGCTTTGGAAGGGGCATTGAAATTAAAAGAGATATCCTATGTTCATGCGGAAGGATATCCTGCAGCAGAAATGAAACATGGCCCTATAGCTTTAATTGATAAAAATATGCCTGTTATTGTTTTGGCTCTTCAGGGCCGGCGATATGAGAAGGTTTTGGGAAATATTGAAGAGGTTAAAGCTCGTGGAGGAAAAGTAATTTCTGTTGTTTCAGAGGGAGATCAGGATGCAACAGAAAAAGCCGATGAGGTTATTCCTGTTCCTGTAACAACTGAAGCTTTATCTTCTATTCTTGCTGTTGTTCCTTTGCAATTACTGGCTTATTATATAGCTGTTAAACGGGGTTGTCAT
- a CDS encoding 50S ribosomal protein L17: MRHKYKLKKLSRPTDQRLALLRGGVASLIQYGKIKTTVTRGKEIGKMTEKLITLGKKKTLAARRKIYQTLKNRTLVKKLEEISSGFSDKNGGYTRLTKIGVRRGDAAPLVLIEFT, from the coding sequence ATGAGGCACAAATATAAGTTAAAAAAACTTAGTAGGCCAACAGATCAGCGTTTAGCTTTGTTAAGAGGTGGAGTTGCTTCTCTTATACAATATGGAAAAATTAAGACAACGGTTACCCGTGGTAAAGAGATAGGTAAAATGACAGAGAAGCTGATTACACTGGGGAAGAAGAAAACACTTGCTGCACGAAGAAAAATTTATCAAACATTAAAGAATAGGACATTAGTTAAAAAATTGGAAGAGATTTCTTCTGGTTTTTCAGATAAAAATGGAGGGTATACTCGATTGACGAAAATTGGAGTGCGTCGCGGGGATGCAGCTCCTTTGGTATTGATTGAATTTACCTAA
- a CDS encoding 50S ribosomal protein L13, whose amino-acid sequence MNKGKTFSMKGKDVKREIYVVDVKNKILGRVAAKIAHILRGKHKPLYTPHVDVGDKVIILNAKYIKVSGKKEDEKLYFSHSGYPRGDKLLSLRVVRQRDPRRLLWFAVKGMLPKGPLGRKMIKKLTIYPEIKEVSGKVLDI is encoded by the coding sequence ATGAATAAAGGCAAAACTTTTTCGATGAAAGGAAAAGATGTAAAAAGAGAGATATATGTTGTGGATGTAAAGAATAAAATCTTAGGAAGAGTAGCTGCGAAAATAGCACATATCTTAAGAGGAAAACATAAACCTTTATATACCCCCCACGTTGATGTTGGTGATAAGGTCATTATTTTGAATGCAAAATACATAAAAGTTTCAGGGAAAAAAGAGGATGAAAAGTTGTATTTTTCTCATTCTGGATACCCTAGAGGGGATAAGTTGTTGTCTTTGCGTGTTGTTCGGCAGCGTGATCCGAGGCGTTTATTGTGGTTTGCAGTAAAAGGGATGTTGCCAAAAGGACCCCTGGGCAGAAAGATGATAAAAAAGCTTACAATTTATCCGGAAATCAAAGAAGTTTCTGGTAAAGTTTTAGATATTTAA